The following DNA comes from Gammaproteobacteria bacterium.
TGATCCCGGTGGTGACGTTTTACCTGCTGCGCGACTGGGATGGCCTGATGCTGAGGCTGCAGGGCCTGCTGCCGCGGCGGATCGAGCCCGTGGCGACGCTGCTCGCGCGCGAGTGCGACGAGGTGCTGGCGACGTTTCTGCGCGGCCAGCTCTGGGTGATGCTCGCGCTGGGGCTGATCTATTCCGCCGGCCTGTGGCTGGTGGGACTCGACCTCGCCTTCCTGATCGGCATGGGCGCCGGGCTGGTCAGCTTCGTCCCCTACCTCGGGCCGATCGTCGGCCTGCTCGCCGGAGGCATCGCGGCGGCGGCGCAGTTTCACGACCTGTTCCATCCGCTGCTCGTGATCGGCGTGTTCGTTGCCGGCCAGATGCTCGAGGGCATGGTGCTGACTCCCTGGCTGGTGGGCGACCGCGTCGGCCTGCACCCGGTGGCGGTGATCTTCGCCGTCATGGCGGGCGGCCAGCTGTTCGGGTTCGTCGGCGTGCTGATCGCCCTGCCGGCGGCCGCGGTGATCGCGGTGCTGCTGCGGCATCTCCACCGGCGCTACCTGCGCAGCGAGGCATACGGAGAGGCCGATGAGACACGTGAGACGCGCGGCGAAGGCTGAGCCGGCGCCGACGTGAGCGCGCAACTGCCGCTGCAGATCCGCTTCCGCGACGGTTCCACCTTCGCGGATTTCGTGCCGGGCCGCAACGCGGAGGCGGCGCACTGCCTGCAGGGCGGCATCGCCGCCGGGCAGTGCGTCTACCTGTGGGGCGGCGCGGGCACGGGCAAGACGCACCTGCTGCAGGCCGTGTGCCGTGACGCCGCGGGGCGCGGCGAGTCCTCGGTCTATCTCCCGCTGCGCCAGCGCGCCGAACTGGCGCCCGCGCTGCTCGAGGGCCTGGAGGCGCTGTCCCTGGTGTGCGTCGATGACATCGACGCGATCGCGGGCGACGCCGCCTGGGAGGCCGCGCTGTTCCACCTGTTCAACCGCGTGCGCGCGGGCGGCGGACGCATCGCCATCACCGGCGCCGCTTCGCCCCGCGCGCTCGGGCTCGGCCTGCCGGACCTCGCGACGCGGCTGGCGTGGGGCCTGGTGTTCCAGCTGCACCCGCTGCTCGATGAAGAGAAGGCCCGGGCCCTGCAGGCGCGCGCCCGCGCGCGCGGCATGGACATGCCGGAGGCCGTTGTGCGCTATCTGCTGCAGCGCCACGCGCGCGACATGGCCGCCCTGTTCGCACTGCTGGAGCGCCTCGACCGCGCCTCGCTCGCGGCGCAGCGCCGCCTCACCGTGCCCTTCGTGCGCGAGGTTACGGGCGACGAGTGAGGCGGCGCGCTGATCGGATCATTCCAGCAGCGGGCGCAGGTGCTTCCACACGTTATCGAGGATGATGGCCTGCGCCTCCCGGTTGGGATGGATGTCGTCGGCCTGGAAATGCGCCGGCCCGTCGTCGAGTCCCTCGAGCAGGAAGGGTATCAGCGCGATGCGGTGCTCGCGCGCGAGCGTGGCGTACACCTGTTCGAAGCCCTGTGTGTAGGCGCGCCCGTAATTCGGCGGCAGCCGCATGCCGGCGAGCAGCACCCGCGCGCCCCGCGCGCGGCTTGCATCGATGATGGCGGCGAGGTTGCGCCGCATCCGTTCCAGCGGCATGCCGCGCAGGCCGTCGTTGCCGCCGAGCTCGACCACGACGATGGACGGCCCGTGCCGCTCGAGTTCCGCCGGCAGGCGCGCCAGCGCGCCGCCGGTGGTCTCGCCGCTGATGCTGGCGTTGACCACTTGCTCCGGGCGGCCCGCCAGTTCGAGGCGCCGCTCCAGCAGGCTGACCCAGCCGTCGTTTTGATCGAGGCCGTAGGAGGCGCTTAAACTGTCGCCCAGGATCAGGATCGTCGGCGCCGCGCCCGCCGTGAGCGGCGCCAGCAGCAGGAGTATCAACAGGAGTCGTGGCAGCATGTCGGATCAGTCGCAGTGTCCCGTGGTCGAGGTGCGCGGTGTGGGCAAACGTGTGGTCAGTCCCGAGGGCGAACTCGAACTGTTGCGCGACGTCCAGTTTAGCATCCTGGCCGGCGAGGCGGTCGCCGTGCTCGGTGCCTCGGGGTCCGGCAAGACGACCCTGCTCGGCATCCTCGCCGGACTCGACACCCCGAGCGCCGGCACCGTGCTCATCGAGGGCGCGGACCTGTTCGCCCTCGACGAGGACGGCCGCGCGCGCGTGCGGCGCGAGGCGATCGGCTTCGTGTTCCAGTCCTTCCACCTGCTGCCGACGCTGACCGCGGTGGAGAACGTGATGCTGCCGCTGGAGCTGGCCGGCCGCAGCGACGCCCGCGCGCAGGCGGAGCAGCTGCTTGCGCGCGTCGGCCTCGAACGCCGCATCCGGCACTACCCGCGCCAGCTCTCCGGCGGCGAGCAGCAGCGCGTCGCGATCGCGCGCGCCTTCGCGACGGGGCCGCGCCTGCTGTTCGCGGACGAGCCCACCGGCAACCTCGATCTCGCCACCGGGCGGCGCGTGATCGACCTGCTGTTCGAGATCAACCGCGAGCAGGGCACCACGCTGGTGCTGGTCACCCACGACGAGGCGGTCGCCGCGCGCTGCACCCGGCGCCTGCTGCTGGACGGCGGCCGCCTGCGGGAATCCGCCGCATGAGCGCGCGCGTCCCCGCGCTGGCACTGCGCATGCTGCTGCGCGACTGGCGCGCGGGCGAGCTGCGCGTGCTGGCGGCGGCCCTGG
Coding sequences within:
- the hda gene encoding DnaA regulatory inactivator Hda, producing MRFRDGSTFADFVPGRNAEAAHCLQGGIAAGQCVYLWGGAGTGKTHLLQAVCRDAAGRGESSVYLPLRQRAELAPALLEGLEALSLVCVDDIDAIAGDAAWEAALFHLFNRVRAGGGRIAITGAASPRALGLGLPDLATRLAWGLVFQLHPLLDEEKARALQARARARGMDMPEAVVRYLLQRHARDMAALFALLERLDRASLAAQRRLTVPFVREVTGDE
- a CDS encoding arylesterase translates to MLPRLLLILLLLAPLTAGAAPTILILGDSLSASYGLDQNDGWVSLLERRLELAGRPEQVVNASISGETTGGALARLPAELERHGPSIVVVELGGNDGLRGMPLERMRRNLAAIIDASRARGARVLLAGMRLPPNYGRAYTQGFEQVYATLAREHRIALIPFLLEGLDDGPAHFQADDIHPNREAQAIILDNVWKHLRPLLE
- a CDS encoding ABC transporter ATP-binding protein, whose translation is MSDQSQCPVVEVRGVGKRVVSPEGELELLRDVQFSILAGEAVAVLGASGSGKTTLLGILAGLDTPSAGTVLIEGADLFALDEDGRARVRREAIGFVFQSFHLLPTLTAVENVMLPLELAGRSDARAQAEQLLARVGLERRIRHYPRQLSGGEQQRVAIARAFATGPRLLFADEPTGNLDLATGRRVIDLLFEINREQGTTLVLVTHDEAVAARCTRRLLLDGGRLRESAA